Below is a window of Myroides profundi DNA.
TTATGAGGCGAAGACAATACCTTAGTCAGCGCTTCCTTACTGTTCACACTATCTGTAGGAGCATAAAACTCTGCTAAAAGCAAATAATGCTCTAAACGATTTTTTTCACTCTTACTAGTCTTGATTTGTTCATTTATTTCTCTGAAGTAACCTTCTTCATCTAAAGGTAATAGCTGCTGACCATAACTAAAAGAAATGAATAAAGTAAAGGAAACAAGTAGATAAAGATTTTTCAACATAGAATCATGTATTAAAGTACAAATATCACAATAAAAACACATTCATCATTTACTATTCAAAAATTAATGGTAAACCATTAGAAACAGATTCATGGTATTCTGTGATTGTCATAAAAAGCCAATCTACTGATATTTGTAACTCACATATAAAACAAAACAAAAAACATGAAAAACTCAAAATTAAAAACTGCTTTTTTAAGTGTATTAGCCGTTTTAACATTAGGCTTAGCTACTACAGCTTGTAGTAGTGATGATAATAGCACTGACAGTCCAGCTTTAGAAAAGAATACTTACAAAGTCACAGTATCCTTAACTAATGTTGGTGAGAATGATTTTGTTTCTCTAACTTATGCAGGAGGAACACTTAGCGGAAAGACAGATGTATGGAAAGTAAACGGTAAAGTTAGAACAGGTGAGTCTGCTATTAGTCTAGCGAAGAACGACTTCGGTGCTGGTACTAAAACGTATGTAATCGAAACTACTGAGCCTATCAACGCTTTTGCTAATAGTGTACAAATTATTAACTATGGAGAGAGTTTACCAATCAACTATAAAATAGAAAAAGGAGGAAAAGTATTGGTTAATGAAGAACTAACTTTATCAGGAGATGGTAAAGACTTCTCTAAACAATACGCTTTCTAACACATTCTTATTACTTTCTCAAGTATTGTTTAGTTACTAGAACATCTTTATTATTAGTTGTCTAAGATGTTTACATGAGATGTTTGTTAACGATTACCCACTATAAGTGTTAGTACCTATAGTGGGTAATTTTATGTTTAAAAAGGTACTATATACTAATAAATCAACCCCACAATTCCTTTATTCATATCTATCTAACTCCTTATTACCATAAACTAATAAGCTATCATAAGGATTGCCGGTTAACCCTAATAACTGTGCAAAAGCAGGCTCCGTTTTTATCCCTGCTTTTTTCAGCTTTATTACTTCTTGCTTGAAGCTATCACCTTTCTCGTTTAAGATGGCATATTCAATGAGCATATGTCTATAACCATTTTGTTCTTCTATAGGTCTAGGTTGAGCGAACAACTCTACCGGAAATTCTTCTAACGTAAAGTTGACTACTACAGTAGGTATACCTCCTATCTCCGCTTCTGTCAAAGTATAGTCTTCTATAAACGAAAACGAAAGTTGTACGGTTTGTATAAACTCCTCTTTATTCTGATAACAACAAGCAATATCTAAATCACTCCCTTCAACGGCAATATCTATCGGAAAAGTACCGATTAATACTGGATCAAACTTACGTAACTTATCCATTACTAATCCTTGTTCTAGTACCTCAGCTATTCGCTGTTGTACCTTGTTTCCTTCTCGTAGATAACTCAGCTCTTTAAAATTAATATCACTCATTTTTCTATCTGTTATTTAATGTGCACTCATTTTAGAGAATACATTGATTACAACTACCCCCGCTATAATCAATCCCAGCCCTAATACAGCAGGTACATCTGGTTTTTGGTTATACAGTACTATCGCTATCAAAGTTACTAAAACGATACCTACTCCTGACCATATCGCATACGCTATCCCTACGGGAATAGTGCGAAGAGTCTGACTTAAACAATAAAATGCAGCCGCATACATCAATACTGTCAATACACTAGCTCCTAATTTAGAAAATTGTTCTGATGCTTTTAAAGCACTAGTACCTATTACTTCACACACAATAGCTACTGCTAAAAAGATAAAATTCTTCATATATCATTTATTTACGCCACAAAAATAGCCCTCAACAGAGGGCTACTTTTTTGATATATGTCAAATTCTTCTGATTCTGCTCAGTGTTTCTTGGGAGATCCCTAGATAAGATGCGATATTTCCTAAAGGAATTCTATTCACATCACTCCCTAGATCTTTTAATAATCTGTGGTATCGCTCTGTAGCAGACATGGTCTGTAGTTGAAAAGCTCTATCTTCTAACTGTAAACAATAATCTTCTGTAGAGCGTCTTAAAATCAAGTTCAACTCAGGATATTCTTTAAAAAAGCGAAATATAACTTGGTTTGGAATCGCATGTACCACACAGTCTTCCATACATTGTATAAACTCAAGAGAAGCCTTGCTCTTATACATCTGATAAGTAGATCCCATGATCGTTTGTTCAAAAGCAAACCATACATCTATCTCTTGATCATTATGCATATAGAATCCACGCACAAAGCCTTCTTCTAAAACATAAAGACTACCTGACAGTTGTCCTTTTTTTAGTAAGTACTCCCCTTTTCTCTTATAAAATATCTGAGTATTTTTCTCCAAAGCCTCTTTACACATTGGTGATAAATACCCATATTGCTCGAATAATCTAATTAACATATTCATAGCGTTCCTTCGTTATAGCCTTTTATTTCTTAAGTCTAATATACCAAAAATTTGGCACACCTTCATCTAAAAATGTATCGACTACTTTAAAACCTACTTTTTCTAACACATGTCTAGAGCCGTCATTCCCTACTTCAGAACTAGCATGTATTGGTAATGTTGTCAAATATTTGTCTGCATATACTAAGCATGCTTCTGCAGCCTCAGTAGCATATCCCTTACCCCATGCCTCGTAGATAAAGCGGTATCCTAAATCTAAGTATTCTGCCACTCCACTAGGTCCGTCTTTTAAATACTTAAATCCTGTCCACCCGATAAAAGTATTCGTTTCTTTCTCTATCACAGCCCATCTTCCGATGCCGAAGTCTTCGTATTGCTGACGAATAAATCTGATTACACCTAGCGCCTCTTCTTTAGTCCCTATCGGTTTCTTACCTAAGAACTCTAACACTCGGATATCTCCGTCTAAAGCCAATATTCCCTCTACATCTCCTTCTTCTAAAGGGCGAATTATCACTCTATCAGTCTCTATTATTTCTTTCATTTTCTTCTTTCTTTAATTGATTCATTACGAAGGTTACGCGTTCATCTACTGTCCCTTTAGGTACCTCTATTAGATTATAACCATATCGTTGATACGTTGTTTTCATTGTCTCATAAGTTGCCCTAGCTACCTCCATATCCTGTTTGCGCTCTTTGTCTTGCGTATATATTTCTTCCCATGGAGGTAAGATAAAGACAGTTGGCATATAGGGAAGACTGGAGGCGATACTATGCTGTGCCTCACTTATATCTAATCCTTCTAATACGGCATAGCCTATGCTATCGAGTATCCCTCTGTCCCATAATATAACCTCATCCGTTATACAATGTTCATAATCATAAATAGACTGAGACAACATCGCTTCACAAAATAATTGTTTATTCTCCCAAGGCAGTACATCACTACCCAAAGCTTGTTCGCGCTGGATAATAGCCCTCCCCACTTCAGGCATTACGGTATATCCTTGAACTTCTAAGGCATGAAGTAACGTCGTTTTTCCGCTACCTGGGCCTCCTGTAAATATATAGAATCGTGGTATGTTCATGTATATAATATGGTATTACTCACTCTTATTGATAACCTCAACAAGAGCAAAACTGTTTTTACTGATACTTGTATTCTTAGGAAAAACGAAAAGCAATCACTGTAGTAGTACCTACACACTTTTCTAAAAATGAAGTCATTAAGATAGAAGATAACCTTAATGTAGTAAGGCAAATTTACTCAAAATATCCTAATCCAAAAAAAACAAACACATTACCACCTCACTATGGATATAGATTTACACTCCACATCCTATTTACTTTACACTATAATATACGCTATATATAGACTCAACTATAGGCACGGATTATACTCTATTATCTCATATATATAATCCGTGTCATACTTACTTCCTTGCTACGATAGCATATACTAAAGGAGCTTTATCCCCAAAAGGTTTAATCTGATACTTCTTAGGTGCTATCTCTACCACCTGATTAAAACAAGGGTAAGGAGAATAGTTATGTTCTTCGAAGGTATTTATTTGCAATTGATTATTAACCAATCCCTGCACAACATCAGCGATACTGTGATTCCAACTTACACTACCAAACTCAGCATCAGCAGTCTTATCTGCGTAGGTACCTGTCTCTGTCTCTACGATAGGCTCTATATTAAAATAAGAGTACTCTATCTTAGTAAAATCGTAGTCATACATCCAAATTAAAGGATGAAACTCTACAAAAACAAACTTACCTCCTGGTTTGACAAACTTAGAAACTACCTCAGCCCATTTATTCATATCTGGTAACCAACCTATCACTCCATAACTGGTATATACGATATCAAACTGCTCTTCTAACACCTCTGGTAATTTATACACATCACTACAAATAAATCGAGCATCTAGTCCTAACTGTTGAGCTAGTTCACTCCCCTTTTCTACAGCTTTATCAGACAGATCTACACCTGTTACATCTGCTCCCATTCTAGCTAACGAAAGCGTATCTTGTCCAAAGTGACATTGTAAATGAAGAATCTTCTTCCCTCTAACATCTCCTAACAAGTTTAACTCTATCTCATTTAGAGAAGTCTCCCCTGCCAAAAAATCTTTCATATTATAGAACTCAGAATCTACGTGCAAAGCCACCTTCTCATTCCAAGTTTTTTTATTGATCTCTATATAGTTATTATTTGTATCCATGATCAGTTTACTCTTTCTATTTTAAGAAAGCTAAAAATAATAATTCCAATTTACAAATCATCTACTGAGATGGTGTATTTTAAGGATATACAGAGACCATTAGTATAATTTTAGAATTACAACTCTTTTTTTATTACATCAACAGCATTATTTATAGAGTTTTTCCCTTCAAAATACTTTGTTTTAATTTCTTCAAACTTCTTATCATCCTTAATTGTGTCCTTTAATGTAGAACACAGAAAATCGTAGTTTGTAAAATCAGTCTTTGTCATAAGAATATTTCTTAACCAACTCCACATCTGTTTATCTCCGATTTCTTTTCGTATCGCCTCAAATAACAAAGGTGCATAGGAATACACATACAGCTCCCTATCTAAATACTCTTCTTGAGACTTTATTTTACCAAACGGAATAACAACCTCTTTAAACTTATCTAATGCTTCTATCTTTCTAGATACTATCCCTTTATAAACATCCTTACCTAAAACATCCTTAGTTAATTGCCAAGATAGATATTCTGCAAATCCTTCACTCATCATATCTCCTAACTCTGCATTAAACACCTTATAGGTCCCAAAATAATAATGCCCTAACTCATGCGCAATAAAAGGTCTAAACCAATTCTGTATCTTAGGGTTAAAAATACTTTTCAATCCATTATCTCCCCAACCAATAGTATATATACTAGGATAAGCTACAAACATCCAAGCATCATTCTTAGAAGTAGGTGTAGTATTTATAAATACCGTTTCTTGTTCAAATGGAATACCGATATTAGTAGTATAATATTTTTTAAATGATTCTATCAAATGGCCGAATTCTTTTATTTGACTTTCAGCAATATCGGGATTTAATAAATAGGTATTATCAACTTTTAAATATTTATAATCTCCACTAAAAATAGCTAATTCTTGAGGCACATCACTTTTAAATCGATGAGCTTGGCCATTCACAGGTATATTTCCATTAACATAAAGCGTAGTACAGTCCTTACATATTAATTCAATATCATATTTTACCCTATCATAAACCACATCCTTATCTATATCATATAAAACAGGATACCAACCAGATTGATTCCCGTCTGCTCTAACAGAATAATTATTAAAAGCTATATTCCCTCTCCAATCCTCTCTACTATAATTCTCAATAGTATCAGTAGCTACAGGAAATTTACCTACATATCTTATCTGCAAAGATTTAGGTAGAAACTTGCCACTCTTAGTATTATCTGCAAAATAGTAAGCTAATGTTTCCCCTGTTGAAGTTGAATCTGTAACTGATTTATCTGCATAAATTAAAAAGTCATTTGGTTCCTTACTTCTAAAGTGTAAAGGATTCATGCCTGAGTTTAAACGAATATAATAGTTCTTTAACTGCGGAATATCTGATAAAGTCAAGTCACATTCAAAGGTTCCCTCTTTAATAGAAATATTAACTTTTCCCGTGATTAAAGGTGCATTTTCTTGAGCAAACAAATACATTGATGTAAGGAATATCAGTACTAGCAAATATGCTTTTTTCATAATATAGTATAGGTATGTTTAGTAAGTTACAAGATAATAAAAAACACCCCCTTAATAATCAAAAAGTTATACTATTAATCAAACAAATAGCTTACTCTAAAGAATTATAAGGTCTGAATAACATAATTAAACCTATAGTTCATTATAAGCACACATTCAATAGTTCTAGTATTATTCTATTTTTCTAAACACATCCTGACACATCTTCATGACTATTTCTCTATACAATTCTATCCTACTACAATAGAATCACAAAAGCTAATTCAAGAACAATAGCTGGATAATAAAAGGAGCATCCTTCGACTAACCATCTCTTTCCTCCACCATTCTCTAGGTATTGTCCATGAATTGTCCAAGGATTTTGCTACATGCCTCGTATTTACTAGGGTTAAAGCAGGTATGAGTAAAGTACAAAAAACAGCTAAAAACAAACAAAATAATGATAATCAACAACTTAACACAAAACACCATGCAAAAAAAATGATAGCTTTTTTTAAAATATTGGTCGTATAAAGGTCAAAATAACTGCTTTAACTAAAAAAAGAAGGGTAAAAAAAGCTATTTACCATTAAAAAACAGTAAAAAGAAGAGAGAAAACAAAAAAAGTACAGGTAGTTTTCTCGAATAGATACTATAACAAAAAGACGCAGTTCTGTGGTGAACTACGTCTCTATCTATATTTATTTTTGATAATATTTCTTTTGCCAATACAAGCTTAATCTCACTAGAGCAATTAAAACAGGTACTTCTACCAAAGGTCCTATCACTCCCACAAATGCTTGGGGAGAATGTATTCCAAAGACTGCAATAGCAATGGCAATAGCTAATTCAAAGTTGTTTCCAGAAGCAGTGAAAGCGATAGCAGCATTGTGATCATAAGGTAATTTCATACGATAGTTCAGCCAAAAACTGATGACAAACATCAATACAAAATAAATGACTAAAGGAATACCTACTTGTATCACTTCCATCGGTAATTCTACAACTTGCTGTCCTTTAAAAGAGAACATCAACAGTATCGTAAACAATAAAGCATACAAGGTAAAAGGTGATATACGTGGAATAAACCTGTGATTATACCACTGCTCTCCTTTGTATTTCACCAAGTATTTTCGACTTAAGAAGCCTGCTAAAAATGGAATTCCTAAGTAAATCAAGACACTCTGTATCACTTCACTTATCTCTATATGTACATCATAAGCAGCCAAACCTAATTTGGCAGGTAGTACATTAATAAAAAGCCATACATATACACTGTAAAAAAGTACTTGAAATACACTATTCAGAGCTACTAACATAGCAGCATATTCTTTATTTCCTTTTGCCAAATCATTCCAAACCAAAACCATCGCTATACATCTAGCCAATCCGATTAGAATCACTCCTATCATATAGTCAGGTTGATCCCTCAAGAAAATAATAGCCAACACAAACATAAGAACAGGGCCAATCACCCAATTCAGTAGTAAGGATGAAGTCAATGCCTTTTTATCTTCAAACACTTTTGGTAATAAGTTATAATCCACCTTAGCTAATGGAGGATACATCATCACAATCAACCCTATCGCTAGAGGGATATTCGTACTCCCAATAGACACCGATGCCATAAGATCTTGAATGCGGGGAAAGAAATAACCGACGCCAACACCTAATATCATGGCCAAAAATATCCAAAGGGTAAGGTAGCGATCTAAAAATTTCATCCTTTTATTTCTCATCCGAACAACAACCGCTACTAGGTGAACAACAAGATTCTACTTTTAAAGAAGACAGAGCTACTTTAGGTTTAGATACAGGTATACCACATGCATCTTCTGCTAAACACGCTGTCAAGGTATTTTGTAATACAAAGTGCTTATTAGTTGTATCAAAACCAAGATTATACTTACCTATAGTAGCCTGTTGGTATTCTACCTCTACTTCAGCATCTTGAATCTGTAATAAACGCTCAGACAAATTAATAATCTGCAATAGCTTCTCAGCTTTCAGTTGATGATCGTAATCATCTGCTAACCACAACTGGAAACTCACTTTCTGCTCTTTTCGTACAGTACCTCCACAGTCAATAAAGTTTTTATCAATCTGACCTACTTCTGTAATATGAAAATGCGAGGGCACACTATTACCGTCTTCTAATTTAAATACCACGTCTTGCATGGTTGCTAACACTTGTTTTACTTCTGATAATTTCATATTTCTAAATTTTAATACTCATTAATATATCGTAATATTACGATACGTTAGTTTAAAAAAATGCCTTAGCAGCATTCGTTGTTTTGAATAGATTGTGCAAAGAATAACCCAAATTCTTGAGCAAATTCATTCCATACATTATCATCTATACAATAACAGACAGACTTCCCTTCTATACTTCCCTTAATAAGACCACTGTTTTTTAACTCTTTCAGATGTTGAGATATAGTTGCTTGTGCAAGACCTAATTCTTCTACTAAGTCATTACAGATACAGGCTTTCTGATTAATGATGTATTGAAGAATAGCTAATCTAGCTGGATGCGCTAATACTTTAAACATACTCGCTAATCGATTCTTTTTCTCGCTAAACAATTCTGCTTTTGTAATTCCCATAATCTGTCCATTTAATACATCGCAATATTACGATACATTATTGAAATAACAAAGAAAATGAGGGATAATTACACGAATGATATAAGGTAGAGACGCAATACTTTGCGTCTAACACCCAGTATGGTCGCCAACATTTTTTATAGATCATTATAGAATTTATCTTGTTCCCAAGTTATTGGGTTCATTATAATATAATTAGCAATCTTTATATAAGATTCAGCGGTTCGTATAATATGATCATGATATCTTGGTTGCCAGAAAAAAGGAATATTTAGTCTGTAAGCTTCTTTTTTAACTCCTACTTTAAATCCTCTTACTATAGAGCCTAAACTGCTAGAAGTAACTTTACATTCTTTTTTTAGTGCACAGTTGTTATCAAATGTGTTGATGTTGTTGATATGTAGAATACCATGTATATGATTAGGCATTATAATAAAGGTATCAAGAATAACATAAGGATGATAAATAGGAATATCATTCCAACATCTTAGGACGCTTTGTCCTAATGAGTTTAAGATTGTTTCTCCTTGTAGAATTGTTCCAAAGTAATTAATTCTATTTTTCGTACATATCGTAATAAAATAAGTACCATTATTACTGTAATCCCACCATTGAGCCCTATTAGAAGGGCTTCTATATATTTTATTGTTTTTATCCATTATCTTTTTAGGTTTAATTTATGTCTACAAAAAGCATTCCTATTACTATGGAATTTATTTAAATACAGGGTTTTTAGACACAATACTCACCTCTACAGAACAAGTTGATGGACATACTATACGGTAGACGCAATGTATTGCGTCTCTACAGAACATTACTTATATACACACTACACGTTAGATACAATGTATTGTACCTCTCTACAGAAGTTGATGGACATACTATACAGTAGACGCAATGTATTGCGTCTCTACAGAACATTACTTATATACACACTACACGTTAGACACAACGTATTGTGCCTCTACAGAACATTCTTTGTCATATAAAATTCATTAACCAATGAATATAAAAACAAAAAGAGGATGTTCTATAAAGAACACCCTCCACTTAAACAATTAAAAGTACTTATTACTACTAATAAGCTTTATCTATATCAGTTACTCTGATCAATTTCTCATTGACGAATTCATGGATACCGTATTTCGCTTGTTCTCTACCATACCCTGACTTCTTCGTACCACCAAAAGGTAATTCTGGTGAGATACCTGTCACATGGTTGATATACACCATTCCGGTAGCAATCTGACGAGCGACCTTCACTCCTCTTTCTTTATTCTCTGTGAATACACTACCGCCTAATCCATAATCTGTATCATTAGCTAATGCGATAGCCTCTGCCTCGTTCTCTACTTCATAAATCATGAATACAGGACCGAAGATTTCTTCGCTATAGGCATCCATCCCTTTTTTGATACCTGTTAGAATAGTTGGTTCCATAAACCATCCCTCTCTGCCTAGTTTATTCCCGCCATAGACTAACTTAGCGCCTTGTTCTACAGCTTTCTTCACTTGTTTTAATACATCTTCTCTAGCTTTCTCACTACTTAGAGGTGCTAACTGAGTATCAGCTGACATAGGATCCCCTACTTTTGTTTGCTTTACTTGTTCAGTTACTCCCTCAATAAACGCCTTAGCTAATTTCTTATCTACTATAAGACGTTTAGGCGATACACATACTTGACCAGCATTCCATAGTCGACCTTCTACAGCACCCTTAATTGCTTTCTTAAGATCTGCATCATCTAGTACGACGAAAGCATCACTACCTCCTAACTCTAGTGTCGTTTTCTTAATATATTTACCTGCTGCGGCAGCTACACTTGATCCTGCTGGCTCACTTCCTGTAAATGCTACAGCTTTCACTCTAGGATCACCGATAATTGCTTCTATAGATGTTCCTGGTACAAATAGATTAGTGTATACCCCATCAGGTAGACCACATTCTTTAAAAATCACCTCCATAATCTCTGCACACTGAGGAATATTAGAAGCATGTTTTAACACCATCGTATTCCCTGCCATAAGATTAGGAGCAGCAGAACGAGTAATCTGATAGAATGGGAAGTTCCATGGCTGTACACTAAGAATAGTACCTATGGGTTCTTTACTGATAAATGCTTCTCCATGAGGCGTTTTTATCTTTTCATCTGCTAATAAGGTTTCTGCATTAGTAGCATAGAAGTCAAAGATATCCGCACATAATAGCACTTCTCCTATTCCTTCACTGTGTAGTTTACCCATCTCACGAGTGATTAAAGCTCCTAGCTCTTCCTTACGTGCTCTGAAAGTTTCTGCTACTTTATGAATAATAGCTGCTCTTTCTTTTATCGTAGTCTTGCCCCATGTCAGAAAGGTCTTATCCGCTTTAGCTAAGATTCTATCTATTTCTTCAGGTGACATCACTGGATATACTTTTTCTTCTTTTCCCGTAGTTGGGTTGATTGTCTTAATACTTGATTTTATCTGTGTACTCATAATTATATTTTTTTAAGTCCCTACTAATTTACTTAATTGAAAATGAAACACTTAAAAACTTATGTTAAATCCCTATGAGTGAAGAAAATATAACAAATACGAGTCTGAATAACACAAGGATCTCATAAGAACAAGATCTATTGTACTATAAAAAACAATAGTACGAGTCTATTGTTTTTCATATTTGGCTATGCAACACTGTTGCAAAGACATAGTCTATGTTTTATCATCTCATCTCTTTCTACTATATTTGCCTTATGAAACAATTCAACAACATATTAAACTTATTTCTTTCGTTAGTTTTTCTAGCGATAAGTTTCTATCCTTGTGCGGATAGTTATGTTGATTTGAATATTACTCAAAGTACAGAATCTATACACTTAACTTCTTTACAACAGGCTGACTCTGATATAGACCACTTAGATGTGTGCTCTCCATTGTGTAGTTGTTCTTGTTGTGCAGTTTCTTTAACTGTGGCAGAAGTCATTAATGTAATAGACCTTTCTTCTGTAAAACACAACCACAAAATCCCTTCATATCACAAAGATGCTGTGATTAGAATGGAGTACCCTATTTGGCAACCACCTAAGATAGTTGCTTAATACCCTTTTAACTTTTTATTTCTATCTATTCATTGAGCTATAATATTGTTCAATGAACCTTTAGAGCTACTTATTTCTGTAGGCATATTCTAACAGAGAACAAGATTGTAGTTATCCTATACAGGCTTATAGAATCATAAAGTTAACTCTTGTTATGGCGCGTTACTTAGCCCATACAACACATCACAAATCATTTTTAAGACTATTACTACTATGTTAGATAAAATCATACATTTTAGTATCCGCAACAAGTTTATTATTGGACTATTTGTTCTAGGGTTAATCACGCTTGGGACTTATTCTCTACTTAATTTACCAATGGATACTCAACCTGATATAACCAATAATCAAGTTCAAATTATCACTAGTTCTCCTACACTAGCAACACAAGAAGTGGAACAATTCATCACCTATCCTATCGAGCAGGCTGTAAAGCCTATTCCTAATATAAAGGAACTTCGCTCTATCAGTAGGTTTGGACTAAGTGTGATCACTGTAGTATTTACAGAAGATACAGATATATACTGGGCTCGTAATCAAATATCAGAAAAACTAAAAACTGCTGAAGAAGTCATTCCTAAAGGAGTAGGAACACCGGAGCTAGCTCCTGTGAGTACAGGACTAGGCGAAATATACCAATATGTAGTCTACCCTAAAGATGGCTATGAAGAAAGATACAATAGTATGGATCTACGTACTATACAAGACTGGATTATCAAACCGCAACTGGTAGGTGTAAAAGGAGTGGCTGAAGTAAACACCCTAGGAGGTCAATTAAAGCAATACGAAATAGCAGTAAAACCTGACTTGCTTAACAGTATGAACACCTCTATCCTTGAGATATTTAACGCACTAGAAGCCAATAACGAGAATACTGGAGGGGCTTATATTGACAAAAAACCTTATGCTTACTTCATCCGAAGTGTAGGAATGGTAAAAAGCATAGAAGACATAGAGCGAATCGTAGTGAAGTCTAACAACGGTACTCCTGTATTAGTACGCGATGTAGCAGAAGTACGCATCGGGAGCAGTATTCGATATGGTGCTGTGACTAAAGATGGAAAAGGTGAAGATGTGAGTGGTATGGTGATGATGCTGAAAGATGCCAATACACAAGAAGTGGTCAAAGCGGTAAAAGAAAGAATCACTCAAATAGAAAAAACACTGCCTGAAGGGGTAGCAATAGAACCTTTTATAGATAGAACTAAATTAATCGACAAAACAGTTAGTACCATTCAAACTAACCTTATCGAAGGTGCTCTGATTGTCGTATTTGTACTAGTATTGCTTTTAGGAAACTGGAGAGCAGGCCTAATCGTTGCTTCTGTAATACCTCTAGCCTTATTATTCGCTATCTCTATGATGAAGTTATTCGGTGTAAGTGGTAACTTAATGAGTTTAGGAGCGATTGATTTCGGATTAATAGTCGATGGAGCTGTTATTATTGTAGAAGCCATAGTACATCGACTCCATGCAGGTAAAAAT
It encodes the following:
- a CDS encoding NAD-dependent succinate-semialdehyde dehydrogenase, translating into MSTQIKSSIKTINPTTGKEEKVYPVMSPEEIDRILAKADKTFLTWGKTTIKERAAIIHKVAETFRARKEELGALITREMGKLHSEGIGEVLLCADIFDFYATNAETLLADEKIKTPHGEAFISKEPIGTILSVQPWNFPFYQITRSAAPNLMAGNTMVLKHASNIPQCAEIMEVIFKECGLPDGVYTNLFVPGTSIEAIIGDPRVKAVAFTGSEPAGSSVAAAAGKYIKKTTLELGGSDAFVVLDDADLKKAIKGAVEGRLWNAGQVCVSPKRLIVDKKLAKAFIEGVTEQVKQTKVGDPMSADTQLAPLSSEKAREDVLKQVKKAVEQGAKLVYGGNKLGREGWFMEPTILTGIKKGMDAYSEEIFGPVFMIYEVENEAEAIALANDTDYGLGGSVFTENKERGVKVARQIATGMVYINHVTGISPELPFGGTKKSGYGREQAKYGIHEFVNEKLIRVTDIDKAY
- a CDS encoding DUF6660 family protein, yielding MKQFNNILNLFLSLVFLAISFYPCADSYVDLNITQSTESIHLTSLQQADSDIDHLDVCSPLCSCSCCAVSLTVAEVINVIDLSSVKHNHKIPSYHKDAVIRMEYPIWQPPKIVA